The following coding sequences lie in one Phyllopteryx taeniolatus isolate TA_2022b chromosome 4, UOR_Ptae_1.2, whole genome shotgun sequence genomic window:
- the ppp3r1b gene encoding calcineurin subunit B type 1b isoform X2: MATARHRLVDADEIKRLGKRFKKLDLDNSGSLSVEEFMSLPELQQNPLVQRVIDIFDTDGNGEVDFKEFIEGVSQFSVKGDKEQKLRFAFRIYDMDKDGYISNGELFQVLKMMVGNNLKDTQLQQIVDKTIINADKDGDGRISFEEFCAVVGGLDIHKKMVVDV; this comes from the exons ATGGCCACAGCCCGCCACAGGTTGG TCGACGCAGATGAGATTAAGCGTCTGGGCAAGCGCTTCAAGAAACTGGACCTGGACAACTCAGGCTCTCTGAGCGTGGAGGAGTTCATGTCGCTGCCCGAGTTGCAGCAGAACCCTCTGGTGCAGCGCGTCATAGACATCTTTGACACCGATGGCAACGGAGAGGTGGACTTCAAAG aATTTATTGAGGGCGTCTCTCAGTTCAGCGTCAAAGGAGACAAAGAGCAAAAGTTACGAT TCGCTTTCCGCATCTATGACATGGACAAAGATGGCTACATCTCCAATGGTGAGCTGTTCCAGGTTCTTAAGATGATGGTGGGCAACAACCTGAAGGACACGCAGTTGCAGCAGATCGTTGACAAAACCATCATCAACGCAGACAAGGACGGAGACGGAAGGATATCTTTCGAAGAGTTCTGCGCG
- the ppp3r1b gene encoding calcineurin subunit B type 1b isoform X1, which translates to MGNEASYALDMCSHFDADEIKRLGKRFKKLDLDNSGSLSVEEFMSLPELQQNPLVQRVIDIFDTDGNGEVDFKEFIEGVSQFSVKGDKEQKLRFAFRIYDMDKDGYISNGELFQVLKMMVGNNLKDTQLQQIVDKTIINADKDGDGRISFEEFCAVVGGLDIHKKMVVDV; encoded by the exons ATG GGGAACGAAGCCAGTTACGCTCTGGACATGTGCTCGCACT TCGACGCAGATGAGATTAAGCGTCTGGGCAAGCGCTTCAAGAAACTGGACCTGGACAACTCAGGCTCTCTGAGCGTGGAGGAGTTCATGTCGCTGCCCGAGTTGCAGCAGAACCCTCTGGTGCAGCGCGTCATAGACATCTTTGACACCGATGGCAACGGAGAGGTGGACTTCAAAG aATTTATTGAGGGCGTCTCTCAGTTCAGCGTCAAAGGAGACAAAGAGCAAAAGTTACGAT TCGCTTTCCGCATCTATGACATGGACAAAGATGGCTACATCTCCAATGGTGAGCTGTTCCAGGTTCTTAAGATGATGGTGGGCAACAACCTGAAGGACACGCAGTTGCAGCAGATCGTTGACAAAACCATCATCAACGCAGACAAGGACGGAGACGGAAGGATATCTTTCGAAGAGTTCTGCGCG
- the cnrip1a gene encoding CB1 cannabinoid receptor-interacting protein 1a: MDDVPALVHISISLWIQPNDGDVFFKVDGSRFGQTRTVKLLTGSKYKIQVLVKPGTVEATNMNIGGVLFPLEEQSRDADQVVYHGRYDTEGVPHTKSGDRQPVEVSIQFERAGTFETVWQAKYYNYYKREHCQFGNKFSSIEYECKTNETRTLMWINKEAFN, translated from the exons ATGGACGACGTCCCGGCGCTGGTTCATATCTCCATCTCGTTGTGGATCCAACCCAACGACGGCGACGTTTTCTTCAAGGTGGACGGAAGCCGATTCGGACAAACCAGAACCGTCAAATTGCTCACGGGCTCCAAGTACAAGATCCAAGTCCTCGTCAAGCCCGGAACAGTCGAGGCCac AAACATGAACATCGGTGGTGTGCTGTTTCCTCTGGAGGAGCAGTCGCGAGACGCCGATCAGGTTGTCTATCACGGGCGTTATGACACCGAGGGCGTCCCACACACCAAAAGTGGCGACCGGCAGCCTGTGGAAGTCAGCATCCAG TTTGAGCGCGCGGGCACGTTCGAGACGGTTTGGCAGGCCAAGTACTATAACTACTACAAGCGCGAGCACTGCCAGTTTGGTAACAAATTCAGCAGCATCGAGTACGAGTGCAAAACTAACGAGACGCGCACCCTCATGTGGATCAACAAGGAGGCCTTCAACTGA
- the LOC133476568 gene encoding F-box only protein 48: MMNLSCCCARDFAVTLPPEMSVKIFGELDARSLCRASATCRRWNAIIRDSPQLWRTQCLSIITLCHREVDADRRNGLSWKDSLARNYIRSRVKLGWLSGQYSNVASAGELRGRKMAPMDMETWGEILQAELDR; encoded by the exons ATGATGAACTTGTCTTGCTGCTGCGCGAGGGACTTTGCGGTGACTCTGCCCCCCGAGATGAGCGTGAAGATCTTCGGCGAGCTGGACGCCAGGAGCCTGTGCCGCGCCTCGGCCACGTGCCGCCGGTGGAACGCCATCATCCGGGACAGCCCGCAGCTGTGGAGGACACAATGTCTCAGCATCATAACGCTGTGCCACAGGGAGGTGGACGCCGACCGCAGGAATGGACTCTCCTGGAAG gactCGCTGGCGAGGAACTACATTCGCAGCCGCGTGAAGCTGGGCTGGCTGTCCGGTCAATATAGCAATGTGGCGTCGGCCGGCGAGCTGCGCGGCAGAAAGATGGCGCCGATGGACATGGAAACCTGGGGAGAAATCCTACAGGCTGAGCTGGACCGATGA
- the aplf gene encoding aprataxin and PNK-like factor isoform X1, whose product MSGFELIPVHGGDAIHLPPGESVVGRGSFLRVNDKRVSRRHGLLNNQDGRLRLKPTHLNPCFLQSSLADDPRPLQKDVWCPLDHGDIFSLLPGQLMFRVAEVGGRTLISPLRVSATCEGYAKPVSRQRTPPTSPGCHGAKPEASNQEASFAGEALTEEDKVGRHAVVAPSPRKKRLLPSWMMAAVNSSSATLSRQAAKKSRQTELSDDKKTKVKRIRKGDGCADVASSHEHLANVEEDNEQLQDDDSVTMAMEQEAQDHGEGTSRKCDVTTRKCDIIPSSQQNTSAKAKEKDKSSSRLRTACPYGKDCYRSAAIPETLTMRKRRRKNDPSVPTVSTATGRILFIANNTNTRRTQLAAGGPPPRQRQHPVWTPIPTLVTASSTTTATTSMPTLTTPLRLTLTDSCHLNPTRMTMWM is encoded by the exons ATGTCCGGTTTCGAGCTGATCCCGGTGCACGGAGGCGATGCCATCCACCTTCCCCCTGGAGAGAGCGTCGTGGGCCGGGGTTCTTTCCTCCGA GTGAATGACAAGAGAGTGTCCAGACGTCACGGCCTGCTGAACAACCAAGATGGACGACTGCGCCTCAAACCG aCGCACTTGAACCCATGCTTCCTGCAATCGTCCCTCGCTGACGACCCTCGACCCCTGCAGAAAGACGTGTGGTGCCCCCTTGACCACGGAGACATCTTCTCACTACTACCAGGGCAGCTCATGTTTCGAGTGGCGGAAGTGGGCGGACGAACATTAATCAGCCCCCTCAG AGTAAGTGCCACGTGTGAGGGCTATGCAAAACCTGTTTCACGCCAGAGAACCCCTCCCACTTCTCCTGGTTGTCATGGCGCCAAGCCAGAGGCCTCCAACCAGGAGGCGTCGTTTGCAGGAGAGGCTCTAACTGAG GAAGACAAGGTGGGAAGGCATGCGGTAGTCGCACCTTCACCTCGCAAGAAACGACTTTTACCTTCGTGGATGATGGCGGCCGTTAACTCGTCCAGCGCCACCCTGAGCCGCCAAG CCGCCAAGAAAAGCCGACAGACGGAGCTCAGCGACGACAAGAAGACAAAAGTGAAGAGGATAAGGAAAGGGGACGGATGTGCA GACGTTGCGTCATCGCACGAGCATCTCGCCAACGTGGAAGAGGACAACGAGCAACTGCAGGACGATGACAGCGTCACCATGGCGATGGAGCAGGAGGCCCAAGACCACGGAGAAGGCACAAGCCGGAAGTGTGATGTCACAACCAGGAAGTGTGACATCATTCCGAGCAGTCAACAGAACACAAGcgcaaaagccaaagaaaaagacaagtcCTCTTCCAGACTGCGAACTGCCTGTCCATATGGAAAAGACTGCTACAG GAGTGCAGCCATCCCGGAGACTCTGActatgaggaagaggaggaggaagaacgACCCGAGTGTCCCTACGGTATCGACTGCTACAG GAAGAATCCTCTTCATcgcaaacaatacaaacacacgaAGAACGCAG CTCGCAGCAGGCGGGCCGCCACCAAGGCAAAGGCAGCATCCCGTGTGGACTCCGATTCCGACTCTGGTGACAGCTTCATCAACGACGACAGCGACAACGTCGATGCCGACTCTGACTACGCCCCTCCGCCTGACTCTGACTGATTCCTGTCACCTGAATCCTACTAGGATGACGATGTGGATGTGA
- the aplf gene encoding aprataxin and PNK-like factor isoform X2, with amino-acid sequence MSGFELIPVHGGDAIHLPPGESVVGRGSFLRVNDKRVSRRHGLLNNQDGRLRLKPTHLNPCFLQSSLADDPRPLQKDVWCPLDHGDIFSLLPGQLMFRVAEVGGRTLISPLRVSATCEGYAKPVSRQRTPPTSPGCHGAKPEASNQEASFAGEALTEEDKVGRHAVVAPSPRKKRLLPSWMMAAVNSSSATLSRQAAKKSRQTELSDDKKTKVKRIRKGDGCADVASSHEHLANVEEDNEQLQDDDSVTMAMEQEAQDHGEGTSRKCDVTTRKCDIIPSSQQNTSAKAKEKDKSSSRLRTACPYGKDCYRKNPLHFQECSHPGDSDYEEEEEEERPECPYGIDCYRKNPLHRKQYKHTKNAARSRRAATKAKAASRVDSDSDSGDSFINDDSDNVDADSDYAPPPDSD; translated from the exons ATGTCCGGTTTCGAGCTGATCCCGGTGCACGGAGGCGATGCCATCCACCTTCCCCCTGGAGAGAGCGTCGTGGGCCGGGGTTCTTTCCTCCGA GTGAATGACAAGAGAGTGTCCAGACGTCACGGCCTGCTGAACAACCAAGATGGACGACTGCGCCTCAAACCG aCGCACTTGAACCCATGCTTCCTGCAATCGTCCCTCGCTGACGACCCTCGACCCCTGCAGAAAGACGTGTGGTGCCCCCTTGACCACGGAGACATCTTCTCACTACTACCAGGGCAGCTCATGTTTCGAGTGGCGGAAGTGGGCGGACGAACATTAATCAGCCCCCTCAG AGTAAGTGCCACGTGTGAGGGCTATGCAAAACCTGTTTCACGCCAGAGAACCCCTCCCACTTCTCCTGGTTGTCATGGCGCCAAGCCAGAGGCCTCCAACCAGGAGGCGTCGTTTGCAGGAGAGGCTCTAACTGAG GAAGACAAGGTGGGAAGGCATGCGGTAGTCGCACCTTCACCTCGCAAGAAACGACTTTTACCTTCGTGGATGATGGCGGCCGTTAACTCGTCCAGCGCCACCCTGAGCCGCCAAG CCGCCAAGAAAAGCCGACAGACGGAGCTCAGCGACGACAAGAAGACAAAAGTGAAGAGGATAAGGAAAGGGGACGGATGTGCA GACGTTGCGTCATCGCACGAGCATCTCGCCAACGTGGAAGAGGACAACGAGCAACTGCAGGACGATGACAGCGTCACCATGGCGATGGAGCAGGAGGCCCAAGACCACGGAGAAGGCACAAGCCGGAAGTGTGATGTCACAACCAGGAAGTGTGACATCATTCCGAGCAGTCAACAGAACACAAGcgcaaaagccaaagaaaaagacaagtcCTCTTCCAGACTGCGAACTGCCTGTCCATATGGAAAAGACTGCTACAG GAAGAACCCTCTCCACTTCCAGGAGTGCAGCCATCCCGGAGACTCTGActatgaggaagaggaggaggaagaacgACCCGAGTGTCCCTACGGTATCGACTGCTACAG GAAGAATCCTCTTCATcgcaaacaatacaaacacacgaAGAACGCAG CTCGCAGCAGGCGGGCCGCCACCAAGGCAAAGGCAGCATCCCGTGTGGACTCCGATTCCGACTCTGGTGACAGCTTCATCAACGACGACAGCGACAACGTCGATGCCGACTCTGACTACGCCCCTCCGCCTGACTCTGACTGA
- the aplf gene encoding aprataxin and PNK-like factor isoform X3: MPSTFPLERASWAGVLSSECEVNDKRVSRRHGLLNNQDGRLRLKPTHLNPCFLQSSLADDPRPLQKDVWCPLDHGDIFSLLPGQLMFRVAEVGGRTLISPLRVSATCEGYAKPVSRQRTPPTSPGCHGAKPEASNQEASFAGEALTEEDKVGRHAVVAPSPRKKRLLPSWMMAAVNSSSATLSRQAAKKSRQTELSDDKKTKVKRIRKGDGCADVASSHEHLANVEEDNEQLQDDDSVTMAMEQEAQDHGEGTSRKCDVTTRKCDIIPSSQQNTSAKAKEKDKSSSRLRTACPYGKDCYRSAAIPETLTMRKRRRKNDPSVPTVSTATGRILFIANNTNTRRTQLAAGGPPPRQRQHPVWTPIPTLVTASSTTTATTSMPTLTTPLRLTLTDSCHLNPTRMTMWM; the protein is encoded by the exons ATGCCATCCACCTTCCCCCTGGAGAGAGCGTCGTGGGCCGGGGTTCTTTCCTCCGA gtgTGAGGTGAATGACAAGAGAGTGTCCAGACGTCACGGCCTGCTGAACAACCAAGATGGACGACTGCGCCTCAAACCG aCGCACTTGAACCCATGCTTCCTGCAATCGTCCCTCGCTGACGACCCTCGACCCCTGCAGAAAGACGTGTGGTGCCCCCTTGACCACGGAGACATCTTCTCACTACTACCAGGGCAGCTCATGTTTCGAGTGGCGGAAGTGGGCGGACGAACATTAATCAGCCCCCTCAG AGTAAGTGCCACGTGTGAGGGCTATGCAAAACCTGTTTCACGCCAGAGAACCCCTCCCACTTCTCCTGGTTGTCATGGCGCCAAGCCAGAGGCCTCCAACCAGGAGGCGTCGTTTGCAGGAGAGGCTCTAACTGAG GAAGACAAGGTGGGAAGGCATGCGGTAGTCGCACCTTCACCTCGCAAGAAACGACTTTTACCTTCGTGGATGATGGCGGCCGTTAACTCGTCCAGCGCCACCCTGAGCCGCCAAG CCGCCAAGAAAAGCCGACAGACGGAGCTCAGCGACGACAAGAAGACAAAAGTGAAGAGGATAAGGAAAGGGGACGGATGTGCA GACGTTGCGTCATCGCACGAGCATCTCGCCAACGTGGAAGAGGACAACGAGCAACTGCAGGACGATGACAGCGTCACCATGGCGATGGAGCAGGAGGCCCAAGACCACGGAGAAGGCACAAGCCGGAAGTGTGATGTCACAACCAGGAAGTGTGACATCATTCCGAGCAGTCAACAGAACACAAGcgcaaaagccaaagaaaaagacaagtcCTCTTCCAGACTGCGAACTGCCTGTCCATATGGAAAAGACTGCTACAG GAGTGCAGCCATCCCGGAGACTCTGActatgaggaagaggaggaggaagaacgACCCGAGTGTCCCTACGGTATCGACTGCTACAG GAAGAATCCTCTTCATcgcaaacaatacaaacacacgaAGAACGCAG CTCGCAGCAGGCGGGCCGCCACCAAGGCAAAGGCAGCATCCCGTGTGGACTCCGATTCCGACTCTGGTGACAGCTTCATCAACGACGACAGCGACAACGTCGATGCCGACTCTGACTACGCCCCTCCGCCTGACTCTGACTGATTCCTGTCACCTGAATCCTACTAGGATGACGATGTGGATGTGA
- the aplf gene encoding aprataxin and PNK-like factor isoform X4 — translation MCVVLCCVQTHLNPCFLQSSLADDPRPLQKDVWCPLDHGDIFSLLPGQLMFRVAEVGGRTLISPLRVSATCEGYAKPVSRQRTPPTSPGCHGAKPEASNQEASFAGEALTEEDKVGRHAVVAPSPRKKRLLPSWMMAAVNSSSATLSRQAAKKSRQTELSDDKKTKVKRIRKGDGCADVASSHEHLANVEEDNEQLQDDDSVTMAMEQEAQDHGEGTSRKCDVTTRKCDIIPSSQQNTSAKAKEKDKSSSRLRTACPYGKDCYRSAAIPETLTMRKRRRKNDPSVPTVSTATGRILFIANNTNTRRTQLAAGGPPPRQRQHPVWTPIPTLVTASSTTTATTSMPTLTTPLRLTLTDSCHLNPTRMTMWM, via the exons atgtgtgttgtgttgtgttgtgttcagaCGCACTTGAACCCATGCTTCCTGCAATCGTCCCTCGCTGACGACCCTCGACCCCTGCAGAAAGACGTGTGGTGCCCCCTTGACCACGGAGACATCTTCTCACTACTACCAGGGCAGCTCATGTTTCGAGTGGCGGAAGTGGGCGGACGAACATTAATCAGCCCCCTCAG AGTAAGTGCCACGTGTGAGGGCTATGCAAAACCTGTTTCACGCCAGAGAACCCCTCCCACTTCTCCTGGTTGTCATGGCGCCAAGCCAGAGGCCTCCAACCAGGAGGCGTCGTTTGCAGGAGAGGCTCTAACTGAG GAAGACAAGGTGGGAAGGCATGCGGTAGTCGCACCTTCACCTCGCAAGAAACGACTTTTACCTTCGTGGATGATGGCGGCCGTTAACTCGTCCAGCGCCACCCTGAGCCGCCAAG CCGCCAAGAAAAGCCGACAGACGGAGCTCAGCGACGACAAGAAGACAAAAGTGAAGAGGATAAGGAAAGGGGACGGATGTGCA GACGTTGCGTCATCGCACGAGCATCTCGCCAACGTGGAAGAGGACAACGAGCAACTGCAGGACGATGACAGCGTCACCATGGCGATGGAGCAGGAGGCCCAAGACCACGGAGAAGGCACAAGCCGGAAGTGTGATGTCACAACCAGGAAGTGTGACATCATTCCGAGCAGTCAACAGAACACAAGcgcaaaagccaaagaaaaagacaagtcCTCTTCCAGACTGCGAACTGCCTGTCCATATGGAAAAGACTGCTACAG GAGTGCAGCCATCCCGGAGACTCTGActatgaggaagaggaggaggaagaacgACCCGAGTGTCCCTACGGTATCGACTGCTACAG GAAGAATCCTCTTCATcgcaaacaatacaaacacacgaAGAACGCAG CTCGCAGCAGGCGGGCCGCCACCAAGGCAAAGGCAGCATCCCGTGTGGACTCCGATTCCGACTCTGGTGACAGCTTCATCAACGACGACAGCGACAACGTCGATGCCGACTCTGACTACGCCCCTCCGCCTGACTCTGACTGATTCCTGTCACCTGAATCCTACTAGGATGACGATGTGGATGTGA